A single Ziziphus jujuba cultivar Dongzao chromosome 11, ASM3175591v1 DNA region contains:
- the LOC107433021 gene encoding presenilin-like protein At1g08700 codes for MESSILQSIGVEIVGVMSPVSICMLLVVLLVYSLSPSNPFSSAASAPPIRTAANLVYLESPSDSTTQKLEGALLNALVFVILVAVVTFLLVVLYYYNFTNFLKNYMRFSAFFVLATMGGSIFLSIIQHFSIPIDSITCFLLLFNFSVVGVLSVFAGGIPIILRQIYMVSLGIFVAAWFTKLPEWTTWTLLVALAVYDLVAVLAPGGPLKLLVELASTRDEELPALVYEARPAVSRGMENRGSALGLLVAGVSDSGSVELQAINMDRNRNENRSNSESNAAETERYMHEEGESSVDLGERSPLVGNAQRRLSSSSDSSDYSTVVVQSDRSRQIGSREFENAVDEEMSPLVEMMGLGDERELTSGGDGMERSGRGIKLGLGDFVFYSVLVGRAAMYDLMTVYACYLAIISGLGCTLILLSVCRRALPALPISITLGVIFYFLTRLLMEPFVVGTATNLLMF; via the coding sequence ATGGAGTCGAGCATCTTGCAATCGATCGGCGTCGAGATCGTCGGCGTCATGTCACCGGTCTCAATCTGCATGCTTCTGGTGGTCCTCCTGGTCTACTCCCTCTCCCCCTCCAATCCCTTCTCCTCCGCCGCCTCCGCTCCTCCGATCCGTACCGCCGCTAACCTCGTTTACCTCGAGAGCCCCTCCGACTCCACCACGCAAAAGCTCGAGGGTGCGCTTCTCAACGCCTTGGTGTTTGTGATTCTGGTCGCCGTCGTCACTTTCCTCCTCGTCGTCCTCTATTACTACAACTTCACAAACTTCCTCAAGAATTACATGCGCTTCTCGGCTTTCTTCGTCTTGGCTACGATGGGGGGTTCCATTTTCTTATCCATCATTCAGCATTTCTCGATACCCATTGACTCCATTACTTGTTTTTTGCTGCTTTTCAACTTCTCCGTGGTGGGTGTCTTGTCGGTTTTCGCGGGTGGGATACCCATTATCTTGAGGCAAATCTATATGGTTTCTCTGGGTATTTTCGTGGCGGCGTGGTTTACAAAACTGCCCGAATGGACTACTTGGACTCTGCTCGTGGCTTTGGCTGTCTATGATTTGGTGGCGGTTTTGGCACCCGGTGGACCACTCAAGCTGTTGGTGGAGTTGGCTTCGACCAGGGATGAAGAACTCCCTGCATTGGTTTATGAAGCTCGACCGGCGGTCTCTCGAGGAATGGAGAATCGTGGGTCGGCATTGGGACTTTTGGTAGCTGGAGTTTCGGATTCTGGGTCGGTTGAGCTACAGGCTATCAATATGGATCGAAATAGGAATGAAAACCGAAGTAATTCTGAGTCCAATGCTGCCGAAACTGAAAGATATATGCACGAGGAAGGGGAAAGCAGTGTAGATTTAGGCGAGAGGTCACCTTTGGTGGGAAATGCCCAAAGGAGGCTTTCATCGAGCAGTGATTCTTCTGATTATTCAACTGTTGTAGTTCAGTCTGATCGGTCCCGGCAGATTGGCAGCCGAGAATTTGAAAATGCTGTGGATGAGGAAATGTCCCCCCTTGTCGAAATGATGGGATTGGGGGATGAAAGAGAGCTGACAAGCGGTGGTGATGGCATGGAAAGGTCAGGTAGAGGTATTAAACTTGGTCTTGGAGACTTCGTTTTCTACAGTGTACTTGTGGGCAGAGCTGCAATGTATGATCTTATGACTGTGTATGCTTGTTACCTTGCCATAATTTCGGGACTTGGGTGCACTCTTATTTTATTGTCGGTTTGCCGCCGAGCTCTGCCTGCTCTGCCTATATCAATTACATTGGGTGTAATTTTTTACTTCTTGACTCGGTTATTAATGGAACCTTTTGTTGTTGGGACAGCCACGAATTTATTGATGTTTTGA
- the LOC107433022 gene encoding D-3-phosphoglycerate dehydrogenase 2, chloroplastic, with product MASSSTKSIFTSPFPSSSSSSKSSSSKSKSSKLSFLHNTSSSSSSSSSPISLKLSHFHSLSLRRRRCASFSVNGALKTVESPSVHKSQDLDLTSSRSKPTILVSEKLGEAGLDVLRGFGNVECAYDLSPEQLCSKISSCDALIVRSGTKVNRQVFEAAKGKLKVVGRAGVGIDNVDLQAATEFGCLVVNAPTANTVAAAEHGIALLTAMARNVAQADASIKAGKWQRNKYVGVSMVGKTLAVMGFGKVGSEVARRAKGLGMQVIAHDPYAPADRARALGVDLVSFDQAISTADFISLHMPLTPSTNKIFNDDTFSKMKKGVRIVNVARGGVIDEDALVRALDSGVVAQAALDVFTVEPPPANSKLVQHENVTVTPHLGASTKEAQEGVAIEIAEAVAGALKGELSATAVNAPMVAPEVLSELAPYTVLAEKLGKLAVQLVSGGSGITSVKVVYKSARDPDDLDTRLLRAMITKGIIEPISTSFINLVNADFAAKQKGLRISEEKMLLDSSPEFPFESIQVQISGVGSKFASSVSDNGNISIEGKVKYGIPHLTCLGTFGVDVSLEGNLILCRQVDQPGMIGRVGNILGKHNVNVSFMSVGRTAKRNKAIMAIGVDEEPNKETLQKIGTVPAIEEFVFLKL from the exons ATGGCTTCCTCTTCTACCAAATCCATTTTCACCTCTCCTTTCCCTTCGTCTTCATCGTCATCAAAATCTtcatcatcaaaatcaaaatcttcCAAACTTTCCTTCCTCCATAatacctcctcctcctcctcctcctcctcttctcCAATCTCCCTCAAACTCTCCCATTTTCATTCCCTTTCTCTTCGTCGTCGCCGTTGTGCTTCATTCTCGGTCAACGGAGCCTTAAAAACTGTCGAATCTCCTTCGGTCCACAAGTCCCAAGATCTCGACCTAACGTCTTCGAGGTCGAAGCCCACCATTCTGGTCTCCGAGAAACTTGGAGAAGCTGGACTGGATGTTCTCCGCGGGTTCGGGAACGTGGAGTGCGCGTACGACCTGTCGCCGGAGCAGCTGTGCTCGAAGATCTCGTCGTGCGACGCTCTGATTGTGAGGAGCGGGACGAAGGTAAACCGGCAGGTTTTCGAGGCGGCCAAGGGGAAGCTGAAGGTGGTGGGAAGAGCCGGCGTGGGGATCGATAATGTGGATCTGCAAGCCGCCACGGAGTTCGGATGTCTCGTCGTTAATGCTCCCACCGCCAATACCGTCGCCGCCGCTGAGCATGGCATCGCTCTTCTTACCGCCATGGCCAGAAATGTCGCGCAAGCAGATGCTTCCATCAAAGCTG GAAAATGGCAAAGGAACAAGTACGTAGGAGTATCAATGGTTGGGAAAACATTGGCAGTGATGGGATTTGGAAAAGTGGGATCAGAAGTGGCAAGAAGAGCAAAAGGGTTGGGAATGCAAGTGATAGCACACGATCCATATGCACCAGCTGACAGAGCAAGAGCATTGGGTGTGGATTTGGTGTCCTTTGATCAGGCAATCTCCACCGCTGATTTCATATCTCTGCATATGCCACTTACACCTTCTACCAACAAGATATTCAACGATGACACTTTCTCTAAAATGAAAAAGGGTGTACGAATCGTTAATGTTGCTAGAGGTGGAGTTATCGATGAAGATGCTTTGGTTAGAGCCCTAGATAGTGGCGTTGTTGCTCAG GCAGCACTTGATGTGTTCACGGTAGAGCCTCCACCAGCAAACAGCAAGCTAGTGCAGCATGAGAATGTCACTGTCACACCCCATCTTGGAGCTAGCACAAAGGAAGCACAG GAAGGTGTAGCTATTGAGATAGCAGAGGCTGTTGCTGGAGCCTTAAAAGGTGAACTTTCTGCCACCGCCGTCAATGCGCCAATGGTTGCTCCTGAG GTTCTGTCTGAGTTGGCTCCATACACAGTGCTAGCTGAGAAGCTTGGTAAGTTGGCTGTACAATTAGTGAGTGGAGGAAGCGGAATTACATCCGTGAAGGTGGTTTACAAATCAGCAAGGGACCCAGATGACTTAGACACTAGACTTCTCCGAGCCATGATCACAAAAGGCATTATCGAACCGATATCTACCTCGTTTATTAATCTGGTGAATGCAGATTTCGCTGCCAAGCAGAAAGGCCTGCGCATAAGCGAGGAAAAAATGCTCCTTGACTCATCACCAGAGTTCCCTTTTGAGTCAATCCAGGTACAAATATCAGGTGTGGGGTCTAAGTTTGCTAGCTCTGTTTCGGATAATGGAAACATAAGCATAGAGGGGAAGGTAAAATATGGGATACCCCACTTGACATGTCTAGGAACTTTTGGTGTGGATGTGAGCCTGGAAGGAAACCTCATCCTGTGTCGGCAGGTCGATCAACCTGGCATGATTGGCCGGGTCGGAAACATACTTGGGAAGCATAACGTGAATGTGAGCTTTATGAGTGTGGGAAGAACTGCAAAGAGGAACAAAGCTATCATGGCAATTGGTGTGGATGAAGAACCAAACAAGGAGACCCTACAGAAAATAGGAACGGTGCCTGCTATTGAAGAGTTTGTGTTCCTTAAGCTATAG